Proteins co-encoded in one Flavobacteriaceae bacterium MAR_2009_75 genomic window:
- a CDS encoding transketolase, producing MTDKELQLKSVYLRRNILKYIYMAKAGHTGGSLSCIDILNVLYNRVLNIDPDDAKNPNRDRYIQSKGHCVEALFTTLADRGFFPESDLETLCQHESHYIGHPTKKVNGVEQNTGALGHGLSICVGEAIAAKLDGKSHRVFTLLGDGELPEGSNWEAFLSAAHYKLDNLYAILDYNKQQITGDNAEVMNLDSVREKLESFGWAVKEVDGHNLFELEEALNNGPLVVGKPSFIIANTIKGKGVSYMERNIKWHHGVPSPEQYELAMSELQEAEDLI from the coding sequence ATGACGGATAAAGAATTACAATTGAAATCGGTTTATTTGAGAAGAAATATTCTCAAATACATTTACATGGCCAAGGCGGGTCATACGGGTGGGAGTCTTTCATGTATCGACATTTTGAACGTGCTTTATAATCGTGTATTGAATATAGACCCTGATGATGCTAAAAACCCCAATAGAGATAGGTATATACAAAGTAAGGGGCATTGTGTAGAGGCACTTTTTACGACCTTGGCCGACAGAGGGTTCTTTCCTGAAAGTGATTTGGAAACACTTTGCCAGCACGAGTCGCATTATATAGGCCATCCCACTAAAAAGGTAAATGGGGTAGAGCAGAATACCGGTGCCTTGGGTCATGGTCTTTCAATTTGTGTTGGAGAGGCCATAGCTGCTAAATTAGACGGTAAGTCGCATCGAGTATTTACGTTATTGGGCGACGGGGAACTTCCCGAGGGTTCAAATTGGGAAGCCTTTTTATCCGCTGCACACTATAAACTAGATAATTTATATGCTATTCTTGATTACAATAAACAACAAATTACCGGCGACAATGCAGAGGTAATGAACCTTGATTCGGTCAGGGAAAAACTGGAATCTTTTGGTTGGGCGGTAAAGGAGGTCGATGGTCATAATTTATTCGAACTTGAAGAAGCATTGAATAATGGTCCTCTAGTGGTAGGCAAGCCAAGCTTTATTATAGCAAATACGATAAAGGGTAAGGGAGTTAGTTACATGGAAAGAAATATTAAGTGGCACCATGGGGTTCCTAGTCCAGAACAGTACGAATTGGCGATGTCAGAATTACAAGAGGCAGAAGATTTAATCTAA
- a CDS encoding transketolase, giving the protein MELDKIEEKDLRMGIANQVVFAETLEKLAASNKNVMVVTSDSRGSGKLVPFGEKYPNQIVEVGIAEQNLVGVAAGLASAGKKPFAVSPACFITARALEQIKNDVAYSDNPVVLVGISAGVSYGALGTTHHSLHDYAVLRAINNISILAPADNFETEQAVHYAAAADKPIYIRLGKKPMPFLNEVDAKFEFGKGRTVREGKDLVFIATGETVYPALSAANELEEKHGIKSTVVSMHTIKPLDTELLDDLAAYGVPIVTVEEHMVNGGLGEACASHLMQKRHHVPFVMVGIPDEYTVTGSQVEIFNYYGISKDGLYCLGKEMLSN; this is encoded by the coding sequence ATGGAGTTAGATAAAATTGAAGAGAAAGATTTAAGAATGGGTATCGCCAATCAAGTTGTTTTTGCTGAAACACTTGAAAAATTGGCAGCATCCAACAAAAATGTAATGGTGGTTACCAGTGATTCCCGTGGGTCAGGAAAATTAGTGCCGTTCGGTGAAAAATATCCAAATCAAATTGTAGAGGTGGGTATCGCCGAGCAAAATTTGGTAGGTGTAGCTGCAGGTCTTGCCTCCGCTGGCAAAAAACCGTTTGCAGTTTCCCCCGCCTGTTTTATTACAGCAAGGGCCCTTGAGCAGATTAAAAATGATGTAGCCTATTCCGATAACCCTGTAGTGCTTGTTGGTATAAGTGCCGGTGTCAGTTACGGTGCTCTAGGTACTACGCATCATAGCTTACACGATTATGCCGTTCTGAGGGCAATTAATAATATTTCGATTTTAGCTCCTGCAGATAACTTCGAAACAGAGCAGGCCGTTCATTATGCCGCTGCGGCCGATAAGCCTATATATATCAGATTGGGTAAAAAACCCATGCCTTTTTTAAATGAAGTCGATGCCAAATTTGAATTTGGTAAGGGCCGTACGGTTAGAGAAGGAAAAGATTTGGTTTTCATCGCAACCGGTGAAACGGTTTATCCAGCACTCTCTGCTGCCAACGAACTGGAAGAAAAACACGGTATTAAATCTACCGTTGTAAGTATGCATACTATTAAACCCTTAGATACCGAACTGCTAGATGATTTAGCGGCATATGGAGTGCCAATAGTTACCGTCGAAGAGCATATGGTCAATGGGGGCTTGGGTGAGGCCTGTGCCTCACACTTAATGCAAAAAAGACATCATGTTCCCTTTGTTATGGTAGGTATACCCGATGAGTATACAGTAACAGGATCTCAAGTGGAAATCTTCAATTATTACGGAATTTCTAAAGATGGACTTTATTGCTTAGGAAAAGAAATGCTATCAAACTGA
- a CDS encoding monosaccharide ABC transporter substrate-binding protein (CUT2 family), with translation MASLTLLVWSCRDSDKNETKKMAVVVSTLNNPWFVVLGESAAERSRELGYEATIFDSQNNTAKEAEHFENLIAAGFDAILFNPTDADGSVSNVNRAKQAGIPTFCMDREVNSLDGPVTQIISDSFSGCVELGQYFVRQLNKKGKYVELLGLVGDNNTWNRSKGFHSVVDHFPELEMVSQQSADFDRSKAMEVLESVLQSNPDIDAVFCGNDAMAMGAYQALIAAGKADSVKVFGFDGAEDVMNAISDNKITATAMQSPKFMARTAAELADKYLKGERDMSKKMPIAVEVVTKENISEFGAYEGSTE, from the coding sequence ATGGCTAGCCTCACTTTATTGGTCTGGTCTTGTCGTGATAGTGATAAAAACGAAACAAAAAAAATGGCGGTTGTCGTTTCTACTTTAAACAACCCATGGTTTGTGGTGCTGGGTGAATCAGCGGCCGAAAGGTCAAGAGAATTGGGTTATGAAGCTACTATTTTTGATTCACAGAACAATACGGCAAAAGAGGCTGAGCATTTTGAAAATTTAATCGCTGCAGGTTTTGATGCCATTCTTTTTAACCCTACCGATGCTGACGGATCGGTGAGTAACGTGAACAGGGCCAAACAGGCGGGTATTCCCACTTTTTGTATGGATAGGGAAGTGAACTCTCTAGATGGCCCGGTAACCCAAATTATTTCCGACAGTTTTTCCGGTTGTGTAGAGCTAGGCCAATATTTTGTACGTCAACTAAATAAAAAGGGGAAATATGTAGAGCTTTTAGGTCTTGTCGGTGATAATAATACCTGGAATCGCTCAAAGGGATTTCACAGTGTAGTCGACCACTTTCCTGAACTGGAAATGGTATCTCAACAGAGTGCTGATTTTGATAGAAGTAAAGCGATGGAGGTTTTAGAATCCGTGCTTCAATCGAACCCTGATATCGATGCTGTCTTTTGCGGAAACGATGCCATGGCAATGGGGGCTTACCAAGCCTTAATAGCTGCAGGAAAGGCGGATAGTGTAAAAGTTTTTGGTTTCGATGGTGCCGAAGATGTAATGAATGCCATTAGCGATAATAAAATTACGGCAACGGCAATGCAGTCACCTAAATTCATGGCGAGAACCGCTGCTGAACTAGCCGATAAGTACTTAAAGGGTGAACGAGATATGAGCAAAAAAATGCCAATTGCCGTAGAGGTGGTAACCAAAGAAAATATTTCTGAATTTGGAGCGTATGAAGGGTCGACCGAGTAA
- a CDS encoding putative lipoprotein DUF2291, producing the protein MKGRPSKAKKLIKNVVLLVLLAIALYNSVYFRPLDEVVRSQSDLSFDPALAVAEFMNEGMGQIQVTNASDLISRLESDLDLTLEEQGKKLGISKNFYFMVEDDARVISVLDEAVLVGLGDGSGREIRIATDFIFGNAIREASGMFDIGDYQNTMDFNNISIELNNRVRDEIIPPFLKSIKEGDQIYFKGAIKINQKEPALDELRVVPLVLKIN; encoded by the coding sequence ATGAAGGGTCGACCGAGTAAAGCCAAAAAACTTATCAAAAATGTAGTCTTATTGGTGTTATTGGCCATTGCACTGTACAACTCAGTTTATTTCAGGCCTTTAGATGAAGTGGTGAGATCTCAAAGCGACCTGAGTTTTGATCCGGCTTTAGCGGTTGCTGAATTTATGAACGAGGGTATGGGGCAAATACAGGTTACCAATGCTTCGGACCTAATTTCTAGACTGGAATCTGATTTAGATCTTACCCTTGAAGAGCAAGGGAAAAAATTGGGCATCAGTAAAAATTTTTACTTTATGGTCGAAGATGATGCGCGAGTAATCAGTGTTTTAGATGAAGCGGTGTTGGTGGGCCTTGGCGATGGTTCCGGAAGAGAGATCCGTATTGCTACCGATTTTATTTTTGGCAATGCTATACGTGAGGCATCGGGTATGTTCGATATTGGTGATTACCAAAATACGATGGATTTCAATAATATCTCGATCGAATTAAATAATCGAGTTCGAGACGAAATTATCCCTCCATTTTTAAAAAGTATTAAAGAAGGTGACCAAATATATTTCAAGGGTGCAATTAAAATCAATCAAAAAGAGCCTGCTTTAGACGAACTTCGGGTAGTTCCCTTGGTTTTAAAAATCAACTAA
- a CDS encoding monosaccharide ABC transporter ATP-binding protein (CUT2 family), with translation MSVNNHILTAQGITKKFGGITALDNVTIDVHQGKVNVIVGENGAGKSTLMKILSGVYPDYEGDLFVKGEKVNFSNPKEAMKKGIAIIHQELNLIPYLTVTANIFLGREIEDALGMLDFKQMNKLTKSLLQRLDCDIAPTTLVADLRVGQQQQIEIAKALLEDAKVVIMDEPTSAITDTEVENLFKVIANLKKQGVSILYISHKLDELFKIADRFIGLRDGKMVGTIEDISDASKDDLIRLMVGRDLKNLYVKEASPIGEEMLRVENISLPKNREKTEFLVKDVSFSLRKGEVLGIFGLMGAGRTELLETLFGLHPKLMLGKIYIEGEEVKIKSVTDAVNLGMGLVPEDRKEDGLVLQMQICKNVSMASIDQTIKNGFLSEQLEGRLTKNYMSDLKIKASSEKQLSKNLSGGNQQKVVLSKWLATTPKILFLDEPTRGIDVNAKNEIYHLINNLAKNGLGVLVVSSELPEVMAISDRILVMGESRITGEFTQEEANEDVIMNAAIS, from the coding sequence TTGTCGGTAAATAATCACATACTAACAGCTCAGGGTATCACCAAAAAATTTGGTGGCATAACCGCATTGGATAATGTGACCATCGATGTTCATCAAGGTAAAGTGAATGTTATTGTTGGTGAGAATGGTGCAGGCAAATCTACCCTGATGAAAATTCTTTCCGGGGTTTACCCCGACTATGAAGGTGACTTATTTGTAAAGGGTGAAAAGGTGAATTTTTCCAATCCGAAGGAGGCCATGAAAAAGGGCATTGCCATCATTCACCAAGAGTTGAATCTTATTCCGTATTTGACGGTAACCGCCAATATTTTCTTAGGGCGAGAAATTGAAGATGCTTTAGGTATGCTCGATTTTAAGCAGATGAACAAGCTGACCAAATCGCTTTTGCAACGGTTGGATTGCGATATCGCACCGACCACATTGGTTGCCGATTTAAGAGTGGGGCAGCAGCAGCAAATTGAAATCGCCAAGGCTTTACTTGAAGATGCCAAAGTGGTTATTATGGATGAGCCCACTTCCGCAATCACGGATACCGAGGTAGAAAATCTTTTTAAAGTAATAGCAAACCTTAAGAAACAAGGGGTGTCCATTTTATACATATCGCATAAGTTGGATGAACTTTTTAAGATAGCCGACCGCTTTATCGGTTTAAGAGATGGGAAAATGGTCGGCACTATTGAAGATATTAGTGATGCATCTAAAGATGACCTTATCAGGCTTATGGTGGGAAGGGATTTAAAGAATCTTTATGTCAAAGAGGCATCACCCATTGGCGAAGAGATGTTGAGGGTTGAGAACATTTCACTGCCCAAGAATCGTGAAAAAACAGAGTTTTTGGTAAAAGATGTGAGCTTTTCCCTAAGAAAAGGAGAGGTTTTAGGCATTTTTGGACTGATGGGGGCTGGGCGCACAGAGCTTTTGGAAACCCTCTTCGGTCTGCACCCTAAACTGATGTTGGGCAAAATCTATATCGAAGGCGAAGAGGTGAAAATCAAATCGGTTACCGATGCCGTTAACCTAGGTATGGGGCTAGTTCCTGAAGACCGAAAAGAAGATGGTTTGGTTCTGCAAATGCAAATTTGCAAGAATGTTAGTATGGCCAGCATCGATCAGACCATTAAAAACGGATTTTTGAGCGAACAGTTGGAAGGTCGCCTCACCAAGAACTATATGAGCGACCTGAAGATAAAGGCTTCTTCAGAAAAACAGTTGTCAAAAAATCTGAGCGGTGGCAACCAACAAAAGGTGGTGTTGTCTAAATGGTTGGCAACCACCCCCAAAATTTTGTTTTTAGATGAGCCCACCAGGGGTATTGACGTAAATGCTAAAAACGAGATTTATCATCTCATCAATAATTTGGCCAAGAATGGTCTTGGGGTTTTGGTAGTCTCTTCTGAGCTGCCGGAGGTAATGGCTATTTCAGATAGAATATTGGTTATGGGAGAATCTCGAATTACGGGAGAATTCACTCAAGAAGAGGCCAATGAAGATGTGATAATGAATGCCGCTATTTCTTAA
- a CDS encoding monosaccharide ABC transporter membrane protein (CUT2 family) — MSIKNTLLKFQSIIALLVMCIVLTIMSDKFLTPENGWNIMRQISVNVCISVGMTLVILTRGIDLSVGSILAFSGAVAAGLLKYGVEIPSLNVYIGFTVLGALLAGLSVGGGLGLFNGWMITRFKVPPFVATLAMLTIARGATMLWTGGFPITGLGEHFAFIGTGWFLGIPMPVWITAVVVAIAVVVTKKTKFGRYVYAIGGNESAARLSGLNISKIKIWVYALAGILAAVGGIILTSRLDSAQPNAGFSYELDSIAAVVIGGTSLSGGRGSIMGTVQGALIIGVLNSGLVLLNVSPFWQQIIKGFVILIAVILDRVNHPSEE; from the coding sequence ATGTCAATAAAGAACACGCTTTTAAAGTTTCAGTCTATCATAGCCTTGTTGGTTATGTGTATAGTGTTGACCATAATGTCAGACAAGTTTTTGACCCCCGAAAATGGCTGGAATATTATGCGTCAGATTTCCGTTAATGTATGCATCTCTGTAGGCATGACCTTGGTGATTTTGACTAGAGGTATCGATTTATCGGTAGGTTCTATTTTGGCTTTTAGTGGGGCAGTAGCAGCGGGCCTTCTCAAATACGGAGTTGAGATACCTTCGTTGAACGTTTATATAGGTTTTACGGTTCTCGGTGCACTACTTGCCGGTCTTTCGGTCGGTGGCGGTCTAGGCCTGTTCAATGGCTGGATGATCACCCGTTTTAAGGTGCCTCCTTTCGTAGCCACACTGGCCATGTTGACCATAGCTAGAGGGGCGACCATGTTGTGGACGGGCGGTTTCCCAATTACAGGATTGGGGGAACATTTTGCCTTTATCGGTACAGGTTGGTTTTTGGGCATACCAATGCCTGTATGGATAACTGCCGTAGTAGTGGCGATAGCCGTTGTTGTAACCAAGAAAACTAAATTCGGTCGCTATGTCTACGCTATTGGCGGTAATGAAAGTGCGGCACGCTTGTCTGGTCTGAATATTTCGAAAATTAAAATTTGGGTTTATGCTTTAGCAGGTATTCTAGCGGCCGTAGGTGGCATAATTCTTACCTCAAGATTAGATTCCGCCCAACCGAACGCAGGCTTTAGTTACGAATTAGATTCTATTGCTGCTGTAGTAATTGGGGGAACTTCCTTATCCGGTGGGCGGGGTTCCATTATGGGTACCGTACAAGGCGCATTGATTATCGGGGTTTTAAATAGTGGGCTGGTATTGTTGAATGTATCCCCTTTTTGGCAACAAATTATCAAAGGCTTTGTCATACTTATAGCCGTTATATTAGATCGGGTCAATCACCCAAGCGAAGAATAG